In Paenibacillus sp. J23TS9, a single genomic region encodes these proteins:
- a CDS encoding SHOCT domain-containing protein, whose product MGSEHGSFSFFPFGVLFCLTLFCFVAVRIYAIRHRYGDYNQKDLDIARILKGRMARGEIDEKEYHRLKALLTK is encoded by the coding sequence ATGGGATCGGAACATGGCAGTTTCTCATTTTTTCCATTCGGAGTTCTATTTTGTCTCACACTTTTTTGTTTTGTGGCAGTTCGAATCTATGCGATTCGTCATCGGTACGGGGATTACAATCAAAAGGACCTTGACATCGCACGGATTCTAAAAGGCCGGATGGCCAGAGGTGAAATTGACGAGAAGGAATATCACAGGCTGAAAGCTCTTCTGACAAAATAA
- a CDS encoding DJ-1/PfpI family protein, producing MLTVQIVLFDGFDLLDAIAPYEIFCAAAMHAENALCVEFVTAEGPRSVVSGINGLKIEASGRLNPERAGIILVPGAAGDVEADGPDSIPAILNRAMNTELTGMIGQALGHKDIVIATVCGGSLLLAMGGLLEGRPAVTHHLGIDVLGATGAIPVSARVVDDGNLVSGGGVTSGLDVALYLVERELGPRIAHAVEQLFEFERRGTVWRETGVAPGSHKAPTGDEPNIATDIAPMTYGSPHDEVTQASIFDGDWDTTIATPVGKLQVKLSISTTNGIIQGQATQGDETIEFVNPVLLDNKLIWSLSITKPIRLNLKFEVDADGDQMTGIAKAGILPASKLTGKRVS from the coding sequence ATGTTAACGGTTCAAATCGTGCTTTTTGATGGCTTCGACCTTCTGGATGCCATTGCACCTTACGAGATCTTTTGCGCCGCTGCAATGCATGCTGAAAACGCATTATGCGTAGAATTCGTCACCGCCGAAGGGCCGAGGTCCGTGGTTAGCGGCATCAACGGGTTAAAAATTGAGGCCAGCGGCCGGCTGAACCCGGAACGTGCGGGTATCATTCTCGTTCCCGGCGCAGCCGGCGACGTCGAAGCAGACGGTCCTGATTCGATCCCGGCTATTCTAAACCGTGCAATGAATACAGAGTTGACCGGTATGATTGGACAGGCACTCGGGCACAAAGACATCGTCATCGCAACGGTTTGCGGAGGTTCCCTGCTGCTGGCCATGGGAGGGCTCTTGGAAGGCAGACCGGCAGTAACGCATCATCTGGGTATTGATGTATTAGGAGCAACCGGTGCCATTCCCGTTTCAGCACGCGTCGTGGACGACGGCAACCTGGTGTCCGGCGGCGGCGTTACTTCGGGACTCGATGTAGCGCTATATCTCGTTGAACGCGAGCTTGGACCTCGTATCGCACACGCGGTAGAGCAGCTGTTCGAATTTGAACGCAGGGGGACCGTTTGGAGAGAAACAGGAGTGGCGCCTGGCAGTCATAAAGCACCGACGGGGGATGAGCCGAACATCGCTACGGACATAGCGCCAATGACTTACGGCAGCCCGCATGACGAAGTCACGCAGGCATCTATCTTCGACGGGGATTGGGACACGACAATCGCTACGCCAGTCGGGAAACTGCAGGTCAAACTCTCCATCTCCACAACTAATGGAATAATCCAAGGGCAGGCAACTCAAGGGGATGAGACGATCGAGTTTGTAAATCCCGTACTTCTGGACAATAAGCTTATCTGGTCGCTGAGCATCACGAAACCCATACGCTTAAATCTGAAGTTCGAAGTTGACGCGGACGGAGATCAAATGACCGGAATCGCCAAGGCCGGGATACTGCCGGCATCAAAATTGACAGGCAAGCGGGTTTCCTGA
- a CDS encoding response regulator transcription factor: MSEVNTILVVDDDQSIVELLRDFLENDNFHVITACDSAEAWALFQQSSIHCIILDIMMPGQNGFDLCRQIRAESNIPILFLSARSDDVDKIRGLTLGGDDYIVKSASPVEIVARVKAVLRRSFSQKQMDGRILDYGRIKLNLSTREVIVEGKKVDLTPREYELLRLFVEYPRHVFSYEQLLAKFWDGVGDKHTIRVHLSRLREKIESDPNHPQFLVNVWGVGYRFEGG, translated from the coding sequence ATGAGCGAAGTAAACACGATACTGGTTGTAGACGATGACCAAAGTATCGTTGAATTATTGAGGGACTTTTTGGAGAATGATAATTTTCACGTTATAACAGCTTGTGACTCCGCAGAAGCATGGGCCTTATTCCAACAAAGCTCCATTCACTGCATTATTCTTGACATCATGATGCCGGGACAAAACGGATTTGATTTATGTCGTCAGATTCGGGCAGAGAGCAACATTCCTATCCTTTTCTTGAGTGCTCGCAGCGATGATGTGGACAAGATTCGGGGACTGACTCTCGGCGGCGATGATTATATCGTCAAATCCGCTTCACCTGTAGAGATTGTTGCTAGAGTGAAAGCCGTATTGAGGCGTTCCTTTTCCCAGAAGCAAATGGATGGAAGGATCCTGGATTATGGACGCATCAAATTAAATCTGTCCACAAGAGAAGTGATCGTGGAAGGAAAAAAAGTCGATCTCACACCAAGGGAATATGAGTTGTTGAGATTATTTGTTGAATACCCCAGACATGTTTTTTCATATGAACAATTGCTTGCAAAATTTTGGGATGGTGTGGGTGATAAGCATACGATTCGGGTCCATCTCAGTCGGCTTCGCGAGAAAATCGAATCCGATCCGAACCATCCGCAATTCCTGGTCAACGTATGGGGAGTAGGGTATCGCTTCGAGGGAGGATAA
- a CDS encoding DUF2306 domain-containing protein, translated as MKKLKTLYGLLACVSIVFILYVLVENFIIHPGAGAFLSHKTGLKRELNLPVWLNVMHVHVTFACIAMAAGLLNFSNRIFEKSRKFHRINGYVYLVSVLLVVMTSGYMAPYATGGKISSMGFNVLNMIWLLITITALVQIKKKRIIRHRNWMIRSYAFCFTNMLIHLITSLFHQGFGLVYATSYIIGVYGSIVLLLIIPNIIIRIISRSREIVIPLK; from the coding sequence ATGAAGAAGCTGAAAACATTATACGGACTTTTGGCCTGTGTCAGTATTGTATTTATCCTTTACGTCTTGGTGGAAAATTTTATAATCCATCCCGGAGCCGGGGCATTTTTAAGCCATAAAACCGGACTGAAGCGCGAGCTAAATCTCCCGGTCTGGCTAAACGTAATGCACGTTCATGTTACTTTTGCCTGTATCGCCATGGCGGCGGGGCTGCTCAACTTTTCGAATCGAATCTTTGAAAAGAGCCGAAAGTTCCATCGCATAAACGGCTACGTTTATTTGGTGTCCGTACTTCTTGTCGTGATGACTTCCGGATATATGGCGCCTTACGCCACCGGAGGAAAGATAAGCAGTATGGGGTTCAATGTGCTAAATATGATATGGCTGCTTATAACCATTACGGCGCTCGTCCAAATCAAAAAGAAACGGATCATCCGTCACCGGAACTGGATGATCCGAAGTTACGCCTTTTGTTTTACAAACATGTTGATTCATCTCATCACTTCACTTTTTCATCAGGGATTCGGTCTTGTTTATGCTACCAGCTATATCATTGGCGTTTATGGCTCCATTGTGTTGCTGCTGATCATTCCTAACATCATAATCAGAATTATCAGTCGATCCAGAGAGATTGTGATACCCCTTAAATGA